In one window of Oryza sativa Japonica Group chromosome 9, ASM3414082v1 DNA:
- the LOC9268395 gene encoding uncharacterized protein: MPSLNHYRYLAAVLDRSISSSSSSSSSLPSTSKMKIGKAPELLKKAATIVRSKASTVRARLLIVASLRRRMAMIGAMSHRIHALMVEKEKARVDYYIKNKNKNKNQHALRKVVVHDEMVITDHDRHLSELAMFDQEDHHGYSTDHWTHSLFNDDDACYSDDQDDCGDDDDDDDVHGVLFGAFDDGDDEPSVIDVIRSNREDEGLEFNIDDEIDQAADMFIRRIRNRMNRSV, from the coding sequence ATGCCAAGCCTGAATCACTACAGATACTTAGCTGCTGTTCTTGACAGAtccatctcttcttcctcctcttcttcttcttccttgccTTCAACCTCAAAGATGAAAATTGGCAAGGCTCCGGAGCTTCTGAAGAAGGCGGCGACGATCGTGAGGAGCAAGGCCAGCACCGTCAGGGCCAGGCTCCTCAtcgtcgcctccctccgccgcagGATGGCCATGATCGGCGCCATGTCGCACCGGATCCATGCTCTGAtggtggagaaggagaaggccagGGTGGACTACTAcatcaagaacaagaacaagaacaagaaccaaCATGCGCTGCGAAAGGTTGTAGTCCATGATGAGATGGTGATCACCGACCATGATCGCCATCTCTCTGAACTGGCAATGTTCGATCAAGAGGATCATCATGGCTACAGTACTGATCACTGGACTCACTCGCTCTTCAACGATGATGACGCATGTTACAGTGATGATCAAGATGATtgtggtgatgatgatgatgatgatgatgtccatGGTGTTCTATTCGGTGCATTTGACGATGGCGATGATGAGCCATCGGTCATCGATGTAATCAGGAGCAACCGGGAGGACGAAGGGCTGGAGTTCAACATAGACGATGAGATCGATCAGGCTGCAGATATGTTCATCAGGAGGATTCGCAACCGGATGAACCGGAGTGTTTAG
- the LOC107277610 gene encoding uncharacterized protein — MPSLNHYRYLAAVVLDRAISSSSSSSSSTLPSTSKMKIGKAPELLKKAATIVRSKASTVRARLLIVASLRRRMAMIGAISHRIHALIVEKEKARVDYYHKNKNHDGNKALVMRKVVVHDEMVIADDHDRHLSELAMFDQEDHHGYSTDHWTHSLFNDDDTCYSDDQDDCGDDDGDDDEPSVIDIIRSNREDEGLEFNIDDEIDQAADMFIRRIRSRMSRSV, encoded by the coding sequence ATGCCAAGCCTGAATCACTACAGATACTTAGCTGCTGTTGTTCTTGATAGAGCCATCTCatcatcttcctcttcctcttcttctaccTTGCCTTCAACCTCAAAGATGAAGATTGGCAAGGCTCCCGAGCTTCTGAAGAAGGCGGCGACGATTGTGAGGAGCAAGGCCAGCACAGTCAGGGCCAGGCTCCTCAtcgtcgcctccctccgccgaAGGATGGCCATGATCGGCGCCATATCGCACCGGATCCATGCTCTGATagtggagaaggagaaggccagGGTGGACTACTAccacaagaacaagaaccaTGACGGCAACAAGGCCCTCGTGATGCGAAAGGTTGTAGTCCATGATGAGATGGTGATCGCCGACGACCATGATCGTCATCTCTCTGAACTGGCAATGTTCGATCAAGAGGATCATCATGGCTACAGCACTGATCACTGGACTCACTCGCTCTTCAACGATGATGACACTTGTTACAGTGATGATCAAGACGACTGTGGTGATGATGATGGCGATGATGACGAGCCGTCGGTCATCGATATAATCAGGAGCAACCGGGAGGACGAAGGGCTGGAGTTCAACATAGACGATGAGATCGATCAGGCTGCTGATATGTTCATCAGGAGGATTCGCAGTCGGATGAGCCGGAGCGTTTAG
- the LOC4347544 gene encoding uncharacterized LOC4347544: MAFAAEPMDLEVSPDSSPAAAAAAAVCSICLDAVACGDGVAARSTARLQCGHEFHLDCIGSAFNAKGVMQCPNCRNIEKGHWLYGNESQPCSHSDTGDWLNGETFDYPFSFEFGWCPFNTPLTSVFGESESEPNPFLEYIGSLHGFHHPMYAPSSSTASTESIPFHQRPTGTEGHATTDLRNTQVFNESEPRNHEREQQYLGSVQMPGTLNHSTAPFGIGMPRYDGGNQQRLRPHMHDNSLFHRPTARRASNLAHLRSLTAASETRGHGHGMTSHAVQQTIPSSMASNPQPPATRRVRPRALSITSFIAASSSAEIRAPHDFPLTETASTTNGNIRNGVGAPRHANQSYSWSSETFWPQTGEPHWWSPMAPVHNRSYDNFSGRSATELLSIYGAQNGLPTPRFL, encoded by the exons ATGGCCTTCGCGGCGGAGCCGATGGATCTGGAGGTGTCGCCGgattcctcgccggcggcggcggcggcggcggcggtgtgctCGATCTGCCTGGACGCGGTGGCGTGCGGCGACGGGGTGGCGGCGAGGTCCACCGCGCGGCTGCAGTGCGGCCACGAGTTCCACCTAG ACTGCATTGGATCTGCATTTAATGCAAAAGGGGTGATGCAGTGCCCAAATTGTCGGAATATTGAGAAAGGTCACTGGCTCTATGGGAATGAGAGCCAACCATGTAGCCATTCTGATACAGGTGACTGGCTGAATGGTGAAACCTTTGACTAC CCGTTCTCATTTGAATTTGGGTGGTGTCCCTTCAATACACCATTGACCTCTGTTTTTGG GGAAAGCGAATCTGAGCCAAATCCTT TTTTGGAGTATATAGGGTCTCTGCATGGTTTTCACCATCCAATGTATGCGCCTTCTAGTTCTACTGCCAGTACTGAAAGCATACCATTCCATCAGCGTCCTACTGGTACGGAAGGTCATGCAACTACAGATTTGAGAAATACTCAAGTTTTCAATGAATCTGAGCCAAGAAACCATGAGAGAGAACAGCAGTATTTAGGTAGTGTTCAAATGCCTGGAACACTCAATCATTCCACCGCCCCATTTGGCATAGGAATGCCAAGATATGATGGAGGCAACCAGCAAAGATTGCGACCACATATGCATGATAATTCCTTATTCCACAG GCCGACAGCTCGCAGAGCAAGCAATCTTGCACATTTGAGGTCATTAACTGCTGCGTCTGAAACTAGAGGCCATGGCCATGGTATGACAAGTCACGCTGTTCAACAAACAATTCCATCATCCATGGCAAGCAATCCACAACCTCCTGCGACCAGAAGGGTTCGACCAAGGGCTTTGTCAATCACATCTTTCATTGCAGCCTCATCGTCAGCTGAGATCAGAGCCCCCCATGACTTTCCTCTCACTGAAACCGCAAGCACCACAAACGGTAACATCCGTAATGGTGTTGGTGCCCCTAGACATGCCAATCAATCATACAGCTGGAGTTCAGAGACCTTCTGGCCACAAACTGGGGAACCTCACTGGTGGAGTCCGATGGCTCCCGTACATAATCGATCTTATGATAATTTTAGTGGAAGATCAGCCACAGAGCTGCTTTCCATTTATGGCGCACAGAATGGTCTGCCTACTCCGCGATTCCTGTGA